One genomic window of Deinococcus aetherius includes the following:
- a CDS encoding rhamnulokinase, whose protein sequence is MSAEGQGSRHVAVDLGASSGRVALGTVQGGRLSVEILHRFPNGGVPVRGGLYWDVLGLWREILHGLRLASGRGPVASVGVNSWAVDYGLLDDGGELLGGVHHYRSARLGGVMERVRARLGDGTIYGATGIQFLPFNTLYQLAAEPPERLARARTLLMVPDLLHFWLCGARVTERTNASTTQLFEPRTGEWAPSLLEALNLPTHFLPPIALPGTDLGELSPEVVRETGLHGTRVIAPATHDTASAVAAVPAAAGETGWAYVSSGTWSLVGVETPGPVLTDAACAANLTNEAGVNGTTRLLKNVMGLWIVQECRRAWGNPDFAALYEGAGNVPAGGPLIDPDDARFLPPGLDMPARVQASCAQTGQPVPRTPAEIVRCVLESLAHRTADVLEQLEAVQGQPIRTVHVVGGGAQNGLLNRRVADLSGRTVVAGPVEATLMGNLLVQAEASGSVPRGSVREVVRASGALTTFPPGGPVPAGERERFRELTVRRRADEVVSQD, encoded by the coding sequence ATGTCCGCTGAGGGGCAGGGTTCGCGTCACGTCGCCGTCGACCTCGGGGCGTCGAGCGGCCGGGTCGCCCTGGGGACGGTGCAGGGCGGGCGGCTGAGCGTCGAGATCCTGCACCGCTTTCCCAACGGCGGCGTCCCCGTGCGCGGCGGGCTGTACTGGGACGTCCTCGGGCTGTGGCGCGAGATTCTGCACGGGTTGAGACTCGCCTCCGGCCGTGGCCCCGTCGCCAGCGTCGGCGTGAACTCCTGGGCGGTGGACTACGGGTTGCTCGACGACGGGGGCGAACTCCTCGGCGGGGTGCATCACTACCGCAGCGCGCGGCTCGGCGGCGTGATGGAGCGGGTGCGGGCGCGGCTCGGGGACGGGACGATCTACGGGGCGACGGGGATTCAATTCCTGCCCTTCAACACGCTGTACCAACTCGCGGCCGAGCCGCCCGAGCGGCTGGCCCGGGCCCGGACGCTCCTGATGGTCCCCGACCTCCTGCACTTCTGGCTGTGCGGCGCGCGGGTGACCGAGCGGACGAACGCGAGTACGACCCAGTTGTTCGAACCGAGAACCGGGGAGTGGGCGCCCTCGCTGTTGGAGGCCCTCAACCTCCCCACCCACTTCCTCCCGCCCATCGCCTTGCCGGGGACCGACCTGGGGGAGCTGAGCCCGGAGGTCGTGCGCGAGACGGGCCTGCACGGCACCCGCGTGATCGCCCCCGCCACGCACGACACCGCCTCCGCCGTCGCCGCCGTTCCCGCTGCGGCGGGCGAGACGGGTTGGGCCTACGTGTCGAGCGGCACGTGGAGTCTGGTCGGGGTCGAGACGCCGGGGCCCGTTCTGACGGACGCCGCCTGCGCCGCCAACCTGACAAACGAGGCCGGGGTGAACGGCACAACTCGCCTGTTGAAAAACGTCATGGGCCTGTGGATCGTGCAGGAGTGCCGCCGCGCCTGGGGCAATCCCGACTTCGCCGCGCTGTACGAGGGGGCGGGGAACGTCCCGGCGGGAGGTCCCCTGATCGACCCCGACGACGCCCGGTTCCTCCCCCCTGGCCTCGACATGCCCGCCCGGGTGCAGGCGTCCTGCGCTCAGACCGGCCAGCCCGTCCCCCGGACCCCGGCCGAGATCGTGCGCTGTGTGCTCGAAAGCCTCGCCCACCGGACGGCGGACGTGCTGGAACAGTTGGAGGCCGTGCAGGGGCAGCCCATCCGCACCGTCCACGTGGTGGGCGGGGGCGCGCAGAACGGGCTCCTGAACCGGCGCGTCGCCGACCTGTCGGGCCGCACCGTCGTCGCCGGACCCGTGGAGGCGACCCTGATGGGCAACCTGCTCGTGCAGGCGGAGGCGAGCGGGAGCGTTCCCAGGGGGAGTGTGCGGGAAGTCGTGCGGGCGTCCGGGGCCCTGACGACGTTCCCGCCGGGCGGCCCCGTGCCCGCCGGGGAGCGCGAGCGGTTCCGCGAACTCACTGTTCGGCGTAGGGCGGATGAGGTCGTCTCTCAGGACTAG
- a CDS encoding bifunctional aldolase/short-chain dehydrogenase: protein MTTTQPKTVIPNCWNDAEAPQSDGLASLTYRSHLLGSDRRLVNIYGGNTSTKSVEKDHLGRDVTVLWVKGSGSDIASITEKGFAGLKLGEVLPLFDRPSMTDEEMTAYLERTIFEPGRPRQSIETLLHAFVPARHVDHTHPDAIIAIACTPNGREIMREIYGDRAAWVDYIRPGFTLSQQIGAAVRQNPRLEAVVMGKHGLVTWGDTSKESYETTLRIIGEAQAYLDAHGEAQPFGGQGVQSVPQDEANALLAEVLPVLRGAMKGARPVILNVDRSPEVMEFVNSRAAARLSQVGAACPDHLVHTKRVPLFLNWTPEQGRDALIAAAKEGVQRFKAEYAAYFEENRGEGDVMFTPSPRVVLIPGLGMVNSGPDAQGADVSRQLYLRAVQVMKSASALGGFVSLTAAESYAVEYWPLELYKLAQKPAPRVLEGHVALVTGAASGIGRAIARRLAQDGAHVVIADLNAEGGEQVATEITGERGYRRATSAPMNVTSEEQVQAAYTRAILNYGGVDIVVNNAGIASSAPVEETSLEMWNKNQSILSTGYFLVAREAFRVLKAQNTGGNLVFIGSKNSLAAGKNAAAYSAAKAAEVHLARCLAEEGGAHGIRVNSVLPDSVLSGSAIWDGRWRSERAATYGIREDQLEEFYRQRNTLKVNILPEDIAEATFFFATPAASKTTGGILTVDGGVPIAYVR, encoded by the coding sequence ATGACGACCACCCAGCCCAAGACCGTGATTCCCAACTGCTGGAACGACGCCGAGGCGCCGCAGAGCGACGGGCTCGCCTCGCTGACCTACCGCTCGCACCTGCTCGGCTCCGACCGCCGACTCGTCAACATCTACGGCGGCAACACGAGCACCAAGAGCGTGGAAAAAGACCACCTGGGCCGCGACGTGACCGTGCTGTGGGTGAAGGGTTCCGGCAGCGACATCGCCTCCATCACCGAGAAGGGCTTCGCGGGCCTGAAGCTGGGCGAGGTGCTGCCCCTCTTCGACCGACCGAGCATGACCGACGAGGAGATGACGGCGTACCTGGAGCGCACCATCTTCGAGCCCGGCCGTCCCCGCCAGAGCATCGAGACGCTGCTCCACGCCTTCGTGCCCGCCAGGCACGTCGATCACACCCACCCCGACGCGATCATCGCCATCGCCTGCACGCCGAACGGGCGGGAGATCATGCGCGAGATTTACGGCGACCGGGCGGCCTGGGTAGACTACATCCGCCCCGGCTTCACCCTGTCACAGCAGATCGGCGCGGCGGTGCGGCAGAATCCGAGGCTGGAGGCCGTCGTGATGGGCAAGCACGGCCTGGTGACCTGGGGCGACACGTCCAAGGAGAGCTACGAGACCACCCTGCGGATCATCGGGGAGGCGCAGGCGTACCTGGACGCGCACGGGGAGGCGCAGCCCTTCGGCGGTCAGGGGGTCCAGAGCGTGCCTCAGGACGAGGCGAACGCCCTCCTCGCCGAGGTGCTGCCCGTCCTGCGCGGGGCGATGAAGGGGGCGCGGCCCGTCATCCTTAACGTGGACCGCAGCCCGGAGGTCATGGAGTTCGTGAACTCGCGGGCGGCGGCGCGGCTCTCGCAGGTCGGCGCCGCCTGCCCCGACCACCTCGTCCACACCAAGCGGGTGCCCCTGTTCCTGAACTGGACCCCCGAGCAGGGCAGGGACGCACTGATCGCGGCGGCAAAGGAGGGCGTCCAACGCTTCAAGGCCGAGTACGCCGCCTACTTCGAGGAGAACCGGGGCGAGGGGGACGTGATGTTCACGCCCAGCCCGCGCGTGGTGCTCATCCCCGGCCTGGGCATGGTGAACAGCGGCCCGGACGCGCAGGGGGCGGACGTGTCGCGCCAGCTCTACCTCCGCGCCGTCCAGGTCATGAAGAGCGCGAGTGCCCTCGGGGGGTTCGTCTCCCTCACCGCCGCCGAGAGCTACGCCGTGGAGTACTGGCCGCTCGAACTGTACAAACTCGCGCAGAAGCCCGCCCCGAGGGTGCTGGAGGGGCACGTCGCCCTCGTGACGGGCGCGGCGAGCGGGATCGGCCGGGCCATCGCCCGTCGTCTCGCCCAGGACGGCGCCCACGTCGTCATCGCGGACCTCAACGCCGAGGGCGGCGAGCAGGTCGCCACGGAGATCACGGGCGAGCGCGGCTACAGGCGGGCCACCAGCGCCCCGATGAACGTCACGAGCGAGGAGCAGGTGCAGGCCGCCTACACCCGGGCCATCCTGAACTACGGCGGCGTGGACATCGTCGTGAACAACGCGGGCATCGCCTCCAGCGCCCCCGTCGAGGAGACCAGCCTGGAGATGTGGAACAAGAACCAGAGCATCCTCTCCACCGGCTACTTCCTCGTGGCAAGGGAAGCGTTCAGGGTGCTCAAGGCGCAGAATACGGGCGGGAACCTCGTCTTCATCGGCTCCAAGAACAGCCTCGCCGCCGGGAAGAACGCCGCCGCGTACAGCGCCGCGAAGGCCGCCGAGGTTCACCTCGCCCGCTGCCTGGCGGAGGAGGGCGGGGCGCACGGCATCCGGGTGAACTCGGTCCTGCCCGACAGCGTGCTCTCGGGCTCGGCGATCTGGGACGGCCGGTGGCGCTCCGAGCGCGCGGCGACGTACGGCATCCGGGAGGATCAGCTCGAAGAGTTCTACCGCCAGCGCAACACCCTCAAGGTGAACATCCTGCCCGAGGACATCGCCGAGGCCACCTTCTTCTTCGCCACGCCCGCCGCGAGCAAGACCACGGGCGGCATCCTCACCGTGGACGGCGGGGTGCCCATCGCCTATGTCCGCTGA
- the rhaI gene encoding L-rhamnose isomerase — translation MNTDALFQALDRQRIETPSWGYGNSGTRFKTFAAPGAARDVFEKIEDAAEVHRLTGIAPSVALHIPWDEVEDYAELRRFAESRGVTLGAINPNVFQDDPYKFGSIANPDPEVRERAVGHLLECVEVMRQTGSRDLSLWFADGTNYAGQDDLRARKRRVREALGRVHDALPEGSRMLVEYKLFEPAFYATDLFDWGAAYAHCLAIGEKAQVLVDLGHHAQSVNIEQIVAFLLDEGRLGGFHFNARRYADDDLIVGTTNPFELFSIYAELVAAEGAGDDLTRTTARNVAYMIDQSHNIEPKVEAMLYSVLNCQEAYAKALLIDRERLAAAQAAGDVLGAHRTFTDAFRTDVRPLLAEWRRSHGLPEDPIAAHRASGYQAKVVAERGTAAAGGGFPVKS, via the coding sequence ATGAACACCGACGCACTTTTCCAGGCCCTTGACCGACAACGGATCGAGACGCCCTCCTGGGGCTACGGCAACTCCGGCACCCGCTTCAAGACCTTCGCCGCGCCCGGCGCCGCCCGCGACGTGTTCGAGAAGATCGAGGACGCCGCCGAGGTCCACCGCCTCACCGGCATCGCCCCCTCGGTCGCCCTGCACATTCCCTGGGACGAGGTGGAGGACTACGCGGAGTTGCGCCGCTTCGCCGAGTCCCGGGGCGTGACCCTCGGCGCGATCAACCCCAACGTCTTCCAGGACGACCCGTACAAGTTCGGGAGCATCGCCAATCCTGATCCGGAGGTCCGCGAGCGGGCCGTCGGGCACCTGCTGGAGTGCGTGGAGGTGATGCGGCAAACGGGCTCCCGCGACCTCAGCCTGTGGTTCGCCGACGGCACGAACTACGCCGGGCAGGACGACCTGCGGGCGAGGAAGCGGCGGGTGCGGGAGGCGCTGGGGCGCGTCCACGACGCCCTCCCCGAGGGAAGCCGGATGCTCGTCGAGTACAAGCTGTTCGAGCCCGCCTTCTACGCCACCGACCTCTTCGACTGGGGGGCGGCCTACGCCCACTGCCTCGCCATCGGCGAGAAGGCGCAGGTCCTCGTGGACCTCGGGCACCACGCGCAGAGCGTGAATATCGAGCAGATCGTGGCCTTCCTGCTCGACGAGGGGCGGCTCGGCGGCTTCCACTTCAACGCCCGGCGCTACGCGGACGACGACCTGATCGTGGGCACGACCAACCCCTTCGAGCTGTTCAGCATCTACGCGGAACTCGTCGCGGCGGAGGGGGCGGGGGACGACCTCACCCGCACCACCGCGCGGAACGTCGCCTACATGATCGACCAGAGCCACAACATCGAGCCCAAGGTCGAGGCGATGCTCTACTCGGTCCTGAACTGCCAGGAGGCGTACGCGAAGGCGTTGCTGATCGACCGGGAGCGCCTCGCCGCCGCACAGGCGGCCGGGGACGTGCTGGGGGCGCACCGCACCTTCACCGACGCCTTCCGCACCGACGTTCGCCCCCTGCTCGCCGAGTGGCGGCGCTCCCACGGCCTCCCGGAAGACCCCATCGCCGCCCACCGGGCGAGCGGCTACCAGGCCAAGGTCGTAGCGGAGCGCGGCACCGCCGCCGCCGGTGGGGGCTTCCCCGTCAAGAGCTGA
- a CDS encoding DeoR family transcriptional regulator has product MVSEVFRVGAERQHQILRRALAECVVRVREPGVHEMTVRRDLDQLAEQGYLERVYGGARLLEKTSEELAHQLRAPRNTGAKDRIARLHPDPAPAAPLWRCSTLPSSPAAPSPPSIRWMS; this is encoded by the coding sequence ATGGTCTCCGAGGTCTTCCGGGTGGGCGCCGAGCGCCAGCACCAGATCTTGCGGCGTGCCCTGGCGGAGTGCGTGGTCCGGGTCAGGGAGCCGGGGGTGCACGAGATGACCGTGCGCCGGGACCTCGACCAGCTCGCCGAGCAGGGCTACCTGGAGCGGGTCTACGGCGGCGCCCGGTTGCTGGAGAAGACCAGCGAGGAACTCGCCCACCAACTGCGTGCCCCCCGGAACACCGGGGCCAAGGACCGGATTGCCCGCTTGCATCCCGACCCGGCTCCGGCGGCACCGTTGTGGCGATGCTCGACGCTTCCAAGTTCGCCCGCCGCGCCCTCGCCACCATCGATCAGGTGGATGTCCTGA
- a CDS encoding L-rhamnose mutarotase: protein MKSEHLAEYRARHARVWPDMLRALRETGWHNYSLFLREDGLLVGYFETPDLRAAQDGMRGREVNARWQAEMAPFFEALDGKNPDEGFLRLEEVFHLD, encoded by the coding sequence GTGAAATCCGAACATCTCGCCGAGTACCGGGCCCGCCACGCGCGGGTGTGGCCCGACATGCTCCGGGCCCTGCGCGAGACGGGCTGGCACAACTACTCGCTGTTCCTGCGGGAGGACGGCCTCCTGGTCGGCTATTTCGAGACGCCGGACCTCCGGGCGGCACAGGACGGGATGCGGGGGCGCGAGGTCAACGCGCGCTGGCAGGCCGAGATGGCGCCCTTCTTCGAGGCCCTGGACGGGAAGAACCCGGACGAGGGCTTCTTGCGGCTGGAGGAGGTGTTCCACCTTGACTGA
- a CDS encoding sugar ABC transporter ATP-binding protein — protein MTDRPILALHHASKAFGPVRALVDVSLELFGGEAHALLGENGAGKSTLVKILAGVHRADGGELLVDGQPRTFHNPAGARDAGVAIIYQEPTLFPDLTVAENVLMGRQPLRGGRIDRAAMLSRVGEILRDLGVPLDPGRPVRGLSIADQQIVEIAKALSFQARVLIMDEPTAALTGQETERLFRVVRTLRARGAAVLFITHRLEEAFAECQRFTIMRDGRRVSSGPAAGYTVDSVVRGMVGRDVSELYPKLDVTPGEVALEVRDLTRRGVFRGVSFEVRRGEIVGLAGLVGAGRSEVARAIFGIDPRDGGEVRVRGRAIPAADTLAAMSAGIGLVPEDRRQQGLVMNLSIERNATLAVLGRLRRGLLMNRAAEEQTASDWTSRLRLKAHRLTDPVSTLSGGNQQKVVLAKWLATGPTVLIVDEPTRGVDVGAKAEVHRTLAELAAGGLAVVMISSDLPEVLGMADRVLVMREGEVVGELARRDASEEAVMYLATGQGAAGVRVAVGSVAG, from the coding sequence TTGACTGACCGGCCCATCCTGGCCCTGCACCACGCCAGCAAAGCGTTCGGGCCCGTGCGGGCGCTCGTGGACGTCAGCCTGGAACTCTTCGGCGGGGAGGCGCACGCCCTGCTCGGCGAGAACGGGGCGGGCAAGAGCACCCTGGTCAAGATTCTGGCGGGCGTCCACCGCGCCGACGGGGGAGAGCTGCTCGTGGACGGCCAGCCGCGCACCTTCCACAACCCGGCGGGGGCGCGGGACGCGGGCGTCGCCATCATCTACCAGGAGCCCACCCTCTTTCCGGACCTGACCGTCGCCGAGAACGTCCTGATGGGCCGCCAGCCGCTGCGGGGCGGGCGGATCGACCGGGCGGCCATGCTCTCCAGGGTCGGCGAGATCCTGCGGGACCTCGGCGTGCCGCTCGATCCGGGGCGCCCGGTGCGCGGGCTCTCCATCGCCGACCAGCAGATCGTGGAGATCGCCAAGGCCCTCTCTTTCCAGGCGCGCGTGCTGATCATGGACGAGCCCACCGCCGCCCTCACCGGGCAGGAGACCGAGCGGCTCTTCCGGGTCGTCCGCACCCTGCGGGCGCGCGGCGCGGCCGTGCTGTTCATCACGCACCGGCTGGAGGAGGCCTTCGCGGAGTGCCAGCGGTTCACGATCATGCGCGACGGCCGCCGGGTGAGTTCGGGCCCCGCCGCCGGGTACACCGTCGACTCGGTGGTGCGCGGCATGGTCGGGCGCGACGTCAGCGAGCTGTACCCCAAGCTCGACGTGACGCCGGGCGAGGTGGCCCTGGAGGTGCGGGACCTCACCCGGCGCGGCGTGTTCCGGGGCGTGAGCTTCGAGGTGCGCCGGGGCGAGATCGTCGGGCTCGCCGGGCTCGTCGGGGCGGGCCGCAGCGAGGTCGCCCGCGCGATCTTCGGGATCGACCCGCGCGACGGCGGGGAGGTGCGGGTGCGGGGCCGGGCGATTCCCGCCGCAGACACCCTCGCCGCCATGAGCGCGGGGATTGGCCTCGTGCCGGAGGACCGCCGCCAGCAGGGCCTGGTGATGAACCTGTCCATCGAGCGCAACGCGACCCTCGCCGTCCTGGGTCGGCTGCGGCGCGGCCTCCTCATGAACCGGGCGGCGGAGGAGCAGACCGCGAGCGACTGGACGAGCAGGCTGCGGCTCAAGGCGCACCGCCTGACCGACCCCGTGAGCACCCTGTCGGGCGGCAACCAGCAGAAGGTCGTGCTCGCCAAGTGGCTCGCCACCGGCCCCACGGTCCTGATCGTGGACGAGCCGACGCGCGGGGTGGACGTGGGCGCCAAGGCGGAGGTGCACCGCACGCTCGCCGAACTCGCCGCCGGGGGTCTCGCCGTCGTGATGATCTCCTCCGACCTGCCCGAGGTGCTCGGCATGGCCGACCGCGTCCTGGTGATGCGCGAGGGCGAGGTGGTGGGCGAGCTTGCCCGGCGGGACGCCTCCGAGGAGGCCGTGATGTACCTGGCGACCGGCCAGGGGGCGGCGGGCGTGCGGGTCGCGGTGGGGAGCGTGGCGGGATGA
- a CDS encoding ABC transporter permease: MTGLSTSSTAVPGSANLLTRLFRAREASLILILLALIAVTAAVNPRFLSAQSLRDLALNVSIVALVVVGQTLVLLMRHVDLSVSSVLGLTAFLSGSLFVAHPGMPVWLAFLAGLGIGAVLGAVNGLLVAYGGVPALVATLGTLYVFRGLDYAVVHGGQITASNLPPAFSAFASGSVLGVPSLVLLVLAVMVGFGVYLRSYRSGREYYAVGSNVEAARLAGIDVDRRVLTGFVLSGAIAGLAGVLYLARFGTVDAAAGTGLELQVIAAAVVGGVAITGGVGTVAGAGIGALLLGVIGSALVALRAPAFWQQAIQGALLLLAISVDIVLARRAARRVQERSHR, encoded by the coding sequence ATGACCGGGCTCTCGACGTCCTCCACGGCGGTGCCCGGGTCCGCCAACCTGCTGACCCGGCTGTTCCGTGCCCGGGAGGCCAGCTTGATCCTGATCCTGCTGGCCCTGATCGCGGTGACCGCCGCCGTCAACCCCCGCTTCCTGAGCGCGCAGAGCCTGCGCGACCTGGCGCTGAACGTCTCCATCGTGGCGCTCGTGGTCGTCGGGCAGACGCTCGTGCTCCTGATGAGGCACGTGGACCTCAGCGTGAGCAGCGTCCTGGGCCTGACCGCGTTCCTCTCGGGGTCGCTGTTCGTCGCCCACCCGGGGATGCCGGTCTGGCTCGCCTTCCTCGCGGGGCTGGGGATCGGGGCGGTGCTCGGGGCGGTGAACGGCCTGCTCGTCGCCTACGGTGGGGTGCCCGCGCTCGTCGCCACGCTCGGGACGCTGTACGTGTTTCGCGGGCTCGACTACGCCGTCGTCCACGGGGGGCAGATCACCGCCTCGAACCTTCCCCCGGCGTTCAGCGCCTTCGCCAGCGGCTCGGTCCTCGGCGTGCCGTCCCTCGTGCTGCTCGTCCTCGCCGTGATGGTGGGCTTCGGCGTCTACCTGCGCTCGTACCGCTCCGGGCGGGAGTACTACGCGGTCGGCTCCAACGTCGAGGCCGCCCGGCTGGCGGGGATCGACGTGGACCGCCGGGTCCTGACGGGCTTCGTCCTCTCGGGGGCCATCGCGGGGCTCGCGGGCGTGCTGTACCTCGCCCGCTTCGGGACGGTGGACGCCGCCGCCGGGACCGGCCTGGAACTCCAGGTGATCGCGGCGGCCGTCGTGGGCGGCGTGGCGATCACAGGGGGCGTGGGCACGGTCGCCGGGGCGGGCATCGGCGCCCTGCTGCTCGGCGTGATCGGCAGCGCCCTCGTCGCGCTGCGGGCCCCGGCTTTCTGGCAGCAGGCCATCCAGGGCGCGCTGCTGCTGCTCGCCATCAGCGTCGACATCGTTCTCGCACGCCGCGCCGCCCGCAGGGTGCAGGAAAGGAGCCACAGGTGA